A window of Anabas testudineus chromosome 7, fAnaTes1.2, whole genome shotgun sequence genomic DNA:
TGGGAGGAGAGCTGCACTCACTATGAGGCCAAAGGTACAGAGCACAGCCAGGAGACAACTACCTGTGTTTATTATGAGAATGAGTTGTCATATTTAGTTGGATTCATTTAGTTGGATTTACACACCGGCAGCCTGCCTCCATGAATACAGTatcacttgtttatttattggtttGATTGATTTGCTTTAATTTATCTGTTTGACAAGTTGTTCTGGTTCCAAAAGAGATCAtatatgattttaaatgaatgatgaatgatgaaggACACCTTTTCATAACATGTTGTCCatgtaaaaacatacacagtataTTCAGAATCACGGTGTCAAATGCAACAATTTGACAGTCagagttttacatttacacttgtTTGCTGAGttattgatgtgtgtgtttgtcattgtttCCGTTTCTGTGTTGAGACGGCACTCAAGTGCTGTAACGTGATATTTTAGACCCATCCACTCCTTCTCCTAAAATAACTCCTTCCAAagcactacacacacacacatagaaggATTAGAGTAGAGACACTTTACCACATTAGCACTTCTGCCTCTCTAATTCAGTGTCAAACCCTGTAGGTGTCTGTCTTTGTGACTGCCTCTGTATGAATCCACATAACCTCTGAGGGACATGTGATTAAGATTTTGAACTGATCTCATTGGCATTTTAAATTAACACTCTCTGCAGGGGTCCCCCGCCACGATTCTCTGCAAGGGGCTCTGTCACTGATACAGGATTAAGATAGAACTTTGAAGTAAGGTAAGTCAGATATGAATCATCATTGTTGCCGATCTGCTACACTGATATGATTACCACGATACTTATTGTCACTTTACAAAACCTGTTTCTTGTATATTGCATATCAGATATGTGCCAGTTGATCAAATTATCATTACCCAGAAAATGTTTGAGTTGAAGTCCTCAATtcaattgaataaaataaaaaatcatgttATCAATTGTTATTTACTTATATGTAAGAATATGTACTATGTAATATGTACGATGAGATACATGACTAAACTCTAGAGTGTGTGCTTcatttttgaaatgtaaatttaaaacgACCGGCTGCTATTTACAGATTTTGGTATGACTTCTTTTTTGGGGGCTAAAGAACAGGTGGTAGAGCCAGTGCTCAGCTTGCTGTTACACTCTTCATGCATGCAATCTGCTGCAGGAGTGTGtattaactttgtgtgtgtgtgtgtgtgtgtgtgtgtgtgtgtgtgtgtgtgacagagacagagagagagagagagcagtggtTTTATAATAGATAGATACTGAAGTAAACCGGTATTGAAGGCCTTCCTGTCAATTTGCATCTACatgtgaaaacaacatgtgCTTCCTCCTGCAGTGAAGATGACGATGGTGAGCGACGACTGCCTGGTGGAGTGTAAGATTGATGACGACACTGATGAAGAGGATCGAGGAGGGGAACAGATAAacactccacctcctcctccggAGTTTGCATCCAAAACTCCGACTCCAGCGCCCAAACCTCGGACCCCTCCCACAGCCCCTGCTGCACCCACACCCACCTGTCACCCACCCACCAGGGACCCTTATGGCATCAACAAGCACCTAAAGGTCCTTTTGTTCTCATTATGAATTTACAGTAGCAAGGCAAAGTATTTGAACCCTTTGAAAGCCTCTGGTTTTCTCCATGAATTgatcataaaacatgattttatctAAGTATAGATGAACGCAGTGTGCTTaagctaaaaacacacaaacagcagttttttgtcttttgaacGAACACAATAAAGTAAGTAAACCAGCGGGTCGACCTTTATAAGGATACCTTTATAAACTTGAGAATTCATTTTCCTCTGAATAAGAGGAAGTAACGCAGCCTCCTGCATGGTGTCCAGCCATGGACTCAATACATTCATGACCAATACCAACGATTTGTGTTatgaattaaaacagattaTGTCTGTGCATAATTCCAATGTAAATGGAGATCTGACCATAAATGCAGGCCATGTCAAACAGCTCATCTGCATTATTAGTTACGCCTTGTCTCCTGTCTGTAGGTGGAGGTCAGTGACGTGCTGGCAGAGCCTGCTGCACCTAGAACCATAGACCGAGTGTGGCTTCACAGTGTAGTTGGCTTTGAGAGGGCTCGTATCTGGACATACCGCTGCCTCACCTTACTGTTTGCTGTGCCCTTCGCTCTGTTTTGTGGCATTTTCCTGGCCATTCTTGCTTGTCTACATGTCTGGTATGATGATGCTACATAAACATTCTCTTAAAAAGGcataaaaatgcaatatttttacaaatatgCACATTAgttatatacaatataatagCACAGCTTGTATTTATTGGTTCCTTTTGTCCAGTGCAAATTAATGTCTACTTATCACCTATGTATAAATGttatcagaatcagaatcagaatcagctttattggcccAAGTTTGCACAGGACAAGCAAGGaattggatgtggtctgactccATCTTTTGTACCCTCTGGTtgcatgaaacattaattatttacatatttagttgcaattatttacataatatacCGCACACTATATCACATGGGGTTATTGCACTGAGTCCTTGCTTTAGGGGATTCGAGAGTTCAGCTCAGCCACAGCCTGGGGGAAgaagctgactctgtgtctggtggttctggtggcTATAGCTCTGTATATACTCTGTATATACTCCCTAGACTACTGTAGTACTTCATATTTTGCTACACCCTCTTTAGTCATTTTCACTATAAATTAATCTGCCTTACATAATGATTAATAATTCAGTAAATACTTGGTCATAACACAGGTTTAGTCAGAATCGAGGTTTTGTTTGAGCTACAGTTTATGCATTggaaattaatatatttattataggtataatacataaaaactgGTCTTGTGTGTTATTTCATATACCTGTTTGCTGTACACCTTCACATTTTCAGAAACCTTTTGCTCCAACACATCACACATAAAATCAGATGAAATCTTTTCTACCATTTCTTAACATGTAAAATGCTACAGGACAAAAACTGTTAGATTAACTAATGGGATGGAATGTGGCAGCTCTGGATATgtttatttgacatttacatCAATTTATCACCCCGCTCAGTAATTATAAAATTAATAGAATTACTATCACTACTCGCCACATTACCATTCaatagaaaacacatcagacaTGTGAAAGAGCCCAAGGCTTCTTCCAGTCCAGTGATTAAACCTGGGAAACTGTCATTAGTTGCCATTTACCATGTTTATGCCTGAGGgatttttcatgtaaaaaatgGAATGTAGCTCCATTAATTATCATAAACACTCACTCAACGCAGATAATGAATTACTTTCTATCTCTCCTCCTCACAATGAGAGTTTGAATCAGTCATTTGaatctcttttctctctttaggATTCTGGTGCCTTGCGTACAGCTGAGCAACACTTTCCTTCCATGCCTGCGgtccatgtgcatgtgtgctgtgaACATTTTCCTGATTCCCTTTTGTACGTCTATCGCCCTCTGCTGCAGTCAAATTGCCATACATCTGTCTAACAAGGACTGGCATCAAATAAGAAGCAAAGAGGATGTCTGAGCATGAGATATAGTGATATGTAATGAGCGAGTGACTGAGTGAGCGACAGAAAGAGTGAGataattttgttttgaattatttagTTGGCACTGTCCCACTGTTTTCTACATGTATAGCTAATTCATAAAAAATTCttaatattactactacttaatactactaatatgattaatgctttttatttttcactgtctTTAGATGTAATTCTgataaaactgtattaaacaatccaaaaatgtgtatttctattttattttaccacatGAGCTGAAAAAATTGAGTTATTGAATCAATAAATGCTTTGACTGAACACTTTGGTAATAATGACGGATGAGCAGATAATCATTAAAGTCGTgtaacaagcaaaaacaaaaacagcttccCAAATTGGAGGATTTTGCTACTCATCCTGCTTCTAAATTTATCAATACACGAATAGGAAAATCATTGttgtaactttttaaatgattttgttgCACATAGCATTTTGGtgattttagaaaagaaaacatcctaATGTGTTTCTTAATTTAAATCAATACACCTCATACTCTCTAGTTTAAGCTGATGGAGTCTAATACAAGATTATTGTCAAATATTCTCCCTTTGTGAGGAAAATAATGTTCTGTTGTGCTTGAAACTTTGACACATCAATTCAACTGCACAGTCATTATATAGGATACTGGAAATGAGAATGTACGGCAGGATTATTGTATTAGACGACATTAATGCACTAACTTAGGTGTAGGCTATGTCAAAATGATCATACAATTAAATTAGTAACCCCTcatcattttggaaaatgtgtttcaatCTTTATCAGtgagacaaaataataaaagcagtGGCACACATTTATAAAGTAAGTGAATGTATTACAGTAGACAGTACATTATTTAAGTACTGTAAGTACAATTTTGGGGTATTTCGACTTTGTAGGctgacatttttcacacatttactgCGCTACAAAtcagagagaaatgtttgttttgtttttatttgaaagcTTTAGTTAGTCTAGTTACTTCATACTAAATTTTAATACTTACTTAAtactaaaatctgtgaaaaaTGATTAAAGCACATGTTACATCAGGCCTGTGTTGAACATTTTTAGAGTATGCACTCAGTTCTTCAACTCCAAAAATTGTAGTTCTTCCAGTAGAGTACTTTTTTTTAACCAAGTACCTGCTGTAGTACTTGAGTACTTACTTTGTGTACAGGCGACTCTCGTTTTTCCAAGGTTTGCTCTGGTGCGTGAAGGCACCGTGGAGTTAGTACCCATCATGCACTTGGTCGACGCCATTTTTCTTGTTGTGATGTGCTCGGAGCTGGTCTAACTCCACATTTCTGGAAGAATATCGGTGTTATTTTAgcatttcacttttctttttggtgTTTGTGACTTAAAGTTTCCTCTTAGGGAGCgttagaaataagaaaaacaacatggcTCAGTATAAAGGAGCGGCGAGTGAAGCTGGAAGAGCGATGCAGCTGATGAAAAAACGAGAGAAGGAGCGAGAACACCTGGAACAGCTGAAACAGAAGATAGCAGAGGTGTGTAACTTTAccataaatgataaaaaaacgATGAGCTAATTATtctaataatgtaataataagaACTGGGTTAATATAGGAACTACAGAAGCTAATGCTAGCAAAGAAACAGCAGATAAAACGGAGCAACCTTCAGTTTAAGAAGTATAAGTTCATGAGGAAGAAGATTTCAAGTCACTTGTAAGTTTCTGCtaaataactacatttaaatgtaaagtcaGAATTTCAAGAAAGTTGAATGCATGCTGCGATTAAAGTCTAAAATTAGAGCACAAAGCCAAAATAGTTCTACTAAAACCCTGACAAACAGGTAGATATTAAATTTGAAAGTctgagaataaataaattaacctGTTGAGAATGAATGAAGTAGTGACAATATGCTGTTTTAGTATTATTGGTCTTttagcacataaacacagtttgATAATTAGAATAAGGACTTAAGCACCTTTAATTGCATCtgttcagaagaagaaaacacaaatttagAAGAGGTTGCAGTTAAATACTGTAACTAGTGATGTGCAGATGCAAGGATGGCTGCACCTGTGTGTAATGCAGAGAGCGCACGGTAGGTTATATCACAGTATGGGTCACACAGTCAAACCTATCGGGAGTGACTGAAGAGGCTCTTTATCAGTTTcttacatttctgcagcatttgaaGACAGAAGGACACATTTAGTGACTAATCTACAGCCAGATGTGCCGCGCCACAGTGCAGTGCCATTACctgtaaacatataaatatatttcaacatTATTGTCAAAATTGACTTTTGCTGAAAATTACGTACATAATTCACCACAGAACATGAAAGAACGCAGCTAAAATGCaagattaaattaaactgtgaaGGACGTCtgttaaaagaaagaaacttttCAAAAGACGAACCAGTTAGTTAGCCAGTTACTATGCAAAGGAGTCACCTTTACAGCTGTTGTTAGGATGTAAAGTGGTCAAAGTAATGTTAACTCACcatctctgctgtgtctctgttttctctcaggaCAACATGGTCAAGGCCAACATTGATAAGAAATTCTCAGCTCACTATGACGCTGTagaggcagagctgaagtccaGCACAGTTGGTAAGTGTTGGTCCTTTTGCACATGGATGCTCctttaaaaatgcacataaacCTGTGTCACAGATTTTTATAACATTACCAACTCCACATAAATCTTGTTGTTTCATGTCTACAATATTTTCAGGTCTGGTGACACTGAATGATATGAAGGCAAAGCAGGAGGCATtggtgaaggagagagaaaaacagctggCTAAGAAGGAGCAGTCCAAGGAGCTCCAGCTGTAAGTTGCAGTATTACCACGAGTCTGGTTTCAGTCTttcacgttttctttttttaaagtttcatgTCAAAAATCTGCTACTGCACAAGTGGCACAGTTCATTCCACATTTctgcaagaaaaaaatcattccCTGCTGCTTTAAGCATTGAAAAATGTATCTGACAAAAAAGTTCAACCAGAAATTTTGTAGATCATGTCATAAAGAGGGTTCCCAAGATATTTAATCCCAAGATCTGAGGGCTCATAAGattaaatatagaaatgcattttttcaTTCAAATGAGTCCATTGAGAGAAAATCACTTAGACAGAAATGCTATCAGCAACTATTTTGGTATTAACTATTATCAGTGTGACTCTTATGCATAGATTAttaatatatgttttgttttttgaagaaTGAGACTGATTGCAAAATTTAATTTCTGGCACGATTAAATCTATAATCAAATAATCCGTTGATTTGTGTGTGCGCAAAAAAATATATGGAAGTAATGATAATGCTGGCCGACGTCCAGCCTGACGTCACAACATGCTTTCAAAGCCAGGACAGGGAGCTGCAGTAACTCCTTACCAGGTGCCAAACCAAACCATTATTGTACTGGGCTGTAGTTCAACACTAGCAACTGCCTGTAACTGTCTTCAACTGTCTGACTAATGACTgtacacaaagaaaacatgcactGTAAACCGTTTTGTTGGTTCATGGTtggtttttgtctttgcagcaaacttgagaaacagaaagagaaaaagcgGAAGGAggaacagaaaaggaaaatcGCCAGTTTATCATTCAATCCAGAAGacgatgaagaagaagaagaggaggaggaagaggaggaggaaaacgAAAacgaagaagaagagcaggattGTGAGACCTAGATCTGTTTTAGCTCTAGACTGCACcccctcttttgtttttcatttgatttttgtttaacATGGGGAACGACTAGTTGCTGAAAGCTTGTTGTCCCTGCGCTGCAACCAATGAGGACTCCTCATAGTTCCTGTGAATTAGTCCTTGACAAAACCCCTTGTTCAAACACAACTTAAAACTCATATACCTGGGTTGTTTTCACAGAATAAACATTTCAGTTAGTGTGTTTGCTCAGCAGTTATGTCTCTGTTTTAGATCTTCCTGCTAAGAAGAAGAAACTTGGGAAAAATCCAGACGTGGACACAAGTTTCCTTCCTGATCGGGACAGAGAGGTGAGGTCAATGTGAATGTTActtgttttttccagttttatcCAGtaggatttctttttaaaagttcaGTTTCTGATGTCATGTAAGTGAAACATGGTCCTCTGATTTAAAGTTAAGCATTCTCACTGCATTGATTATGTCTGATTCAGGAGGAGGAGAATCGTCTCAGAGAGGAACTCAGGCAGGAATGGGAGCTCAAACAGGAGAAGATTAAGAGTGAGTGTCAAGTTTAAATCCATGCAcagttgtcttttttcttttcactggtAAAAGTACAGATGGAAACAAACTCACGCCCTATTTCAGCATAATAATGTTGCATATGTTTGTCTTCAGACGAGGAGATTGAGATTACGTTCAGCTACTGGGATGGCTCTGGACACCGAAAGACCATAAAGGTATGGATCGGCAGCACAGGGGGAGAGTATGGACTACATTAATTTCACATCTGAACCAAAATTCACAAGTTGATACTatcttcatgttttcattatctATGTGTTTGTTACTCCTGCAGATGAAGAAGGGAAATACCATCCAGAACTTCCTGCAGAGAGCCTTGGAAGTCCTCAGGAAGGACTTCAGTGAGCTCAGGTGAGACGTTAACGTTCTACCAGCACCCCATCTGTGTTACCAGACCACTCTAAAAAGTCTTAAATATGATTTTGACAGGTTGGTCAAGTCAATTTATAAGTATCAAAGACTTTACATGTCCATGGGAAAAGTGGCCAAGTGTACCTTTCAAATTGTCAGCATGACTTTTGTTTAAACATTGAGATGTGATTTTCTGCGTTGTAAGTAAAACGCTAACACATGACCTATAGTCACTCGCAAAACATAAAGTCTACGCTTGATGATCACAGATGGTATAAATTATGCTGAATTTCTGAAGGTTGCTGTCGGCCAATAGgtacatgtttttaaatcaatttcaaTCCTGCAAACAGGAACttttaactgaaaaataatttttccaTTTGCAAGTCATTGCAACATGACATGTTTGATTTGACTTAATTTCCTGTGTACGCAGGTCTGCTGGAGTAGAGCAGTTGATGTACATCAAAGAGGATCTGATAATCCCACATGtaagtacagtgtgtgtgttactgacACGTCCATGGAAACCACAGCTGTTCACAATCcacaacatacatttttatataatggTAGATTTTACAGTCAATTCGATTAATTTGGAATATAATTAATAGCTCAAATTAATAtgacacagtaaataaaatgtttaaaatctatgtttcagtctttatatatttattatctcCTTGACTTTGTCTGTGACACATTTTCACTTATTCAGTATCTTCAtgcttttttatgtgtttatctCATTCAGCACCACAGCTTTTACGACTTTATTGTGACCAAAGCAAGAGGGAAATCTGGTAAGTGACTCCTACAGCCTTCAAGACCGTTCAAATACACAATCCTAGTTTCTTCACAACATATTTAACAAtgtgtagtttagttttttgctttttttacaCTTGTCTTTCTCCCACAGGTCCTCTGTTTAGCTTTGATGTTCACGATGATATTCGACTCGTGAATGACGCCACTGTAGAAAAAGATGAGGTGaggatgtttgttttaaaaatattaaaaataaacctaaTAAATTCAGTAAATTTATTCACAAAACTGAATTGAAGTAAAATTTGTGCCCCATCTAACTAACTGTGCTGCAGTTTATATATATAAGACTCAAAATTCAGATTTGAACATGCAGCATGCCAGTAAAGGTCCTGACTTGTGCTCTTTTGCCTGAAGTCTCATGCGGGTAAGGTAGTGCTGAGGAGCTGGTACGAGAAGAACAAGCACATCTTCCCTGCGAGTCGCTGGGAACCGTATGATCCTGAGAAGAAATGGGACAAATATACGGTGagagtgttttttctgtttttgtcaaataaaCACACCAGGAGTTGCTGTGTAGTGTGTTTAGCCTCTCATCCAACAGGGTTCATCGGTTGTTCAGAATTTATTGGTACTAAACTTACAGCACCACCTTATTCATCCCTGTGCAGTAAAAGCTTTGAAAGCTTGAGGCCAGATATTCAGTTATGTCCTAGTGGAGCACCAGACTGAGAGCCAGAGAGGCAAAACAACAATCACATTGTCTTCTAGCAATAATTAATGAATGGGGAGTAATTCATTACTGTAGTCTGTTTAACTAATCATATTATGATACTCTCCTGTCAGGTCatgtcagtaaaacatttttgggcaaattaaaacactgttggtGAAGTCTCGTTTTGTAAAGACAAGGTggtttaaaactaaaatcaggGCAGCCATCTTTGTCAAGCTGAAATCTACACATGTACAGTGTACATATGCTGTTTTTGATTATCTTAATGTGGCGAGcacaatataaataacaatatttgttttatcaCGTTTTCTAGCTGCTTCATGTGTAATATTGAAACTCGGTCAGATGAGGGTTGAGATTATTTCAGCTCAAATTAGCATTAgccctgcagagagagacagactatCTGTACATAACTCTCAGAGAATAACAAGTTTAGACTGGCCATAAGTTTTTTACATGCTTAGAAAAGTTGGAGGAAATTTATAAATTCCGCACATTCTCCTAAAACCGCACATCCCATTTAAGAACACATGGTTGTGCGAGTGGTTCTCGAATGAGGCCCACATCCTGTTCCACCACACAGAACTCTTAATTGGACATGTAGGATTTTAAAATCAACCTTAGAATTTTTATTGGCTGATACTGGAAAGAATTCAAAGGGAGCAGCTTCGctcctttttctttaaactgcaCTCAACCTGTATTTGCGTTCCAAACTAGTGTATGACTTAAGTTTTAAAGTATGAACTTTAATTACTCCCTTGGGGAAACTGGATATGCAGCTCTGTGTGGAGCACGTTAGCAGTTTAAATTCAGTTGTTTTGAAGAGAGAGTCCTCCCGACTGTTACAACTTCAACTAAACACAATACCCGCGGCTCTCTAAGAGCTTCAGTCATTTAACAACAGGCTGCATTGAATCATATTCAAAAGAGAAAAGGGTGAAAATGGAACGTTGTAGCATAGAAGTCGTTTCAAGCTAATTGAAACATGATGTGTTTCATCTTCAGtaactttgtattttgtttgtttttttagatccGGTGAAACAGACGGTTTCTTTGGTCTCTTCGATCCTTGGTGCGCAAGGATTTTGttaatttccattttatttgttttgtcaataCATCAAGATTTGATCAAATATTGATTCATGATTTTACTTTGTATTTGAAGTACTAGTTTCTCCAAATGTATTAGAGCTGTCAATATAATGTTTCACATTCATATGTATATAGCTCATAAACATGCTGAACTGTCTGTGCGTAATAAAATGAGCCTGGCTATCCTTTACCACCAAGCTGTGTTCACTTGATTTATTTAGAACTAGAACTTGGATGTTTTTGGCTCTTgtttaaaaagattttcatccttcatgtgtgtttattttaaatatgaacttGGTTGTTTCTCGCCTTTAgctattaaatgtaaattgcaTTTGAAACCTGACATGCGCCTCCCATTCCTAAAGAATTCTGGCATCATAACTGTTAAAACATGCACAGCGAGATCGCTGGCTGCACCTCCACCCGTACCCTGAGGGTGCCACTCCCCTCATCgactttctctcctcctctcaggtTCCTGTCACTTGTGCACATCATCACATTTCACAGTGAGTGGTGGCTTCTGACAGCTGTTTAGTCCGGAGAGTGCGTgagagagtgtttttttttgtgactcCGAGGTTTGGTGCTCGCTGTGGAACAATGTCCTGTTGGCTGTAGCAGCATGTGGAGAGCACTTGTTGTTTTGTACCAGCTCTTGTCGCTTGGTCAGCCACTCTGGGCTCAGGATGATGTCTCAGCAGCTGCCATCACACCTCAGCACTGCAGTCTGGACTGTATCAGACAGG
This region includes:
- the zgc:158296 gene encoding caveolin-2 — encoded protein: MTMVSDDCLVECKIDDDTDEEDRGGEQINTPPPPPEFASKTPTPAPKPRTPPTAPAAPTPTCHPPTRDPYGINKHLKVEVSDVLAEPAAPRTIDRVWLHSVVGFERARIWTYRCLTLLFAVPFALFCGIFLAILACLHVWILVPCVQLSNTFLPCLRSMCMCAVNIFLIPFCTSIALCCSQIAIHLSNKDWHQIRSKEDV
- the fam50a gene encoding protein FAM50A, whose protein sequence is MAQYKGAASEAGRAMQLMKKREKEREHLEQLKQKIAEDNMVKANIDKKFSAHYDAVEAELKSSTVGLVTLNDMKAKQEALVKEREKQLAKKEQSKELQLKLEKQKEKKRKEEQKRKIASLSFNPEDDEEEEEEEEEEEENENEEEEQDYLPAKKKKLGKNPDVDTSFLPDRDREEEENRLREELRQEWELKQEKIKNEEIEITFSYWDGSGHRKTIKMKKGNTIQNFLQRALEVLRKDFSELRSAGVEQLMYIKEDLIIPHHHSFYDFIVTKARGKSGPLFSFDVHDDIRLVNDATVEKDESHAGKVVLRSWYEKNKHIFPASRWEPYDPEKKWDKYTIR